Sequence from the Pararhizobium gei genome:
CTTCGTTGAGCCGGGCGACCGGATCGTCGCGGTCAAGCATCTCTATCCCGATGCCTTCCGCCTGTTTGGCACCTTCTTCAAACGCATGGGCATCGATGTCTCCTATGTCGACGGGCGCGACGAGGAGGAAGTTGCAAGGGCGCTGCCGGGCGCCAAGCTCTTCTACATGGAAAGCCCGACGAGCTGGGTCATGGAGGCGCACGACGTCGCGTCTCTTGCAGCGCTTGCCAAAAGCCATGGCGTGCTGACCACCATCGACAACAGCTGGGCGAGCCCGCTGTTCCAGCAGCCGATTTCGCTCGGTGTCGATCTTGTCATCCATTCCGCATCAAAATATCTCGGTGGCCACAGCGATGTCGTCGCAGGCGTGGTTGCCGGTTCGAAAGATCTGATCGGCCGCATTCGCGGCGAAGCCTATCCCTATCTCGGCGGCAAGCTGTCACCCTTCGACGCCTGGCTGCTGATCCGCGGGCTTCGCACCCTGCCGCTCCGCATGAAGGCGCATGAGCGTTCGGCGCTCGAGATCACGAAACGGCTTCATGCGCATGAAGCAGTGGAAACCGTCTGCTATCCCGGCCTTGCCAACCAGCTGCCGCCGGGGCTGAAGGGCACGTCTGGCCTCTTTTCTTTCATTTTCGAGCAGGGCGTGGACGTGCGCGCCTTTGCCGACCACCTCTCGTTGTTCAAGCTGGGCGTCAGCTGGGGCGGCCACGAAAGCCTGATCGTGCCGGGACAGGTCGTCCTGTCGCAAAAGGCGCAACCCAATTCCGCGGAGGCCTTCGGCATCTCGCCGCGGTCCGTAAGGCTCCATGTCGGCCTGGAGGGAACGGAGGCCCTCTGGAGCGATCTCGAAGCAGCGATTTCGGTCGCTTCGAAAGGCTGACACTCACGCGATCCATCATCATAAAAAGGGGAATAAAGCCATGAAACTGAAAACATTCCTGACCGCGACGCTCCTTGCCGCTCTGATGGCCGGCACCGCATCCGCCGAGACGCTGAAGCTGGTGGAGGTCATCACCAGCCCGGAGCGCACCGAAACGCTGAAGTCGATCGTCGCGAAATTCGAGGCGGCCAATCCCGGCACCACCGTCGAGATCATTTCGCTGCCCTGGGGTGAGGCCTTCCAGAAATTCGCCACCATGGTCTCGGCCGGCGAAATCCCGGATGTGATGGAAATGCCCGACACCTGGCTGTCGCTCTATGCCAATAACGGCATGCTCGAAAGCCTGGAACCCTACCTCAAAACCTGGGATCAGACCGCCAACCTGACGGACCGCGCGCTGGAGCTTGGCCGCGACGTCAAGGACACGGCCTATATGCTGCCCTACGGCTTTTATCTGCGCGCCATGTTCTACAACAAGAAGATCTTCAAGGAAGCCGGCGTCGAAACCGTGCCGAAGACCATGGACGAATTCACGGCGGCTGCCGAGAAGATCAAGAAACTGCCGGGCAAATATGCCTATTGCCTGCGCGGCGGCCCCGGCGGTCTCAATGGCTGGATGATGTTCGGCGCGACGGCGGCCGGCGACAACACCTATTTCAATGCGGACGGCACCTCGAAATTCACCGAGGAAGGCTGGATCAAGGGTTTCACCTGGCTTGTCGATCTCTACAAGAACGGCTACGCGCCGAAGGACAGCGTCAACTGGGGCTTCAACGAGATCGTCGCCGGCTTTTATACTGGCACCTGCGCGATGCTCGACCAGGATCCGGATGCGCTCATTGCCATTTCCGAGCGGATGGATGCGGCCGACTACGGCGTGACCACCATGCCGAAGGGTCCGGGTGGCAAGACCTTCCCGACCATCGGCTATGCCGGCTGGTCGATGATGTCGGCAAGCGCCAACAAGGATCTCGCCTGGAAGCTGATCGCAACGCTGGAAGGCCCGGAGGGCAATATCGAGTGGAACAAGCGCATCGGTGCCCTGCCGGCGCTCACCTCTGCCGCCAACGATCCGTTCTACAAGAGCGAGCAGTTCAAGGGCTGGTTCGAGGAACTGGCCGACAAGGACGCCGTGCCCACGGTCATGCCGACCTACCTTGAGGAATTCGCGTTCTTCAAGGATTCGATGGCGATCAAGACCAGCCAGGAAGCGCTGCTCGGCGACATCACGCCGGAAGAGATGGCCAAGCAGTGGGCGGAGTACCTCACCAAGGCGCAGCAGAAGTTCCTGGCCAGCAAGTAAAGGCCGATATCGCGGCTTTGGCGGGTGGGTAATCCGCTTGCCAGGCCTTGTCGCAAGCCCCTCCCCAAACCTCTGCCGACAAGGGGGAGGGGCTCATATGCCGCGCGGTTCCGACGCATCTTCCCCCGCGGGGAAGATGCCCGCAGGCAGATGGGGCTCCCTCAAGCCATCGCCGGCCGCAACCACGAAACGGACTTTTCACGATGGCATCATACGCAGCCGGCAATCATAGCAAGCCTTTCAGGAAGCGCATGGCCGATGCCTCCGCGCCCTATCTGTATACGGCGCCGGCATTGATCCTGATCGTTACCGTCATGCTGGTGCCGCTTGTTCTTGGGATCTCATACGCCTTCCGCGATATCCAGCTGCTGAAGCCGTTTTCCGGTGGTTTCATCGGGCTGGATCATTTTCGCACGCTTGCCGACGACCAGAATTTCTACAGGGCATTGCGCAACACGCTGTGGTGGACCGGCTGGTCGGTGCTGCTCCAATTCGTCTTCGGCCTGATCCTCGCGCTTCTGCTCGACAAGCCGTTCATGGGTCGCGGTCTCGTGCAGGCGCTGGTGTTCCTGCCCTGGGCGGTGCCGAGTTTTCTCGCCGGTCTCAACTGGGCCTGGCTCTTCAATCCCGTCGTCGGCCCGCTGCCGCACTGGCTTTACGCGCTCGGGCTCATGAGCGCGCCGGACAATATTCTCGCCGATCCGCAGCTCTCCATGTGGGGACCGATCGTCGCCAATATCTGGTGGGGAATTCCCTTCTTCGCCATCACGCTGCTGGCCGCCCTTCAGTCAATCCCCCGCGATCTTTATGAGGCCGCCAGCATCGATGGCGCCGGGCCTTTCCAGCGTTTCGTGTCGATCACATTGCCGTTTCTTGCTCCGACCATCGCCATTACGGTGCTGCTGCGCACCGTCTGGATCTCCAATTTCGCCGATCTCATCATCGTCATGACCAATGGCGGACCGGCAGACCGCAGCCAGATCGTCGCCAGCTACATCTTCACCCAGGCTTTCAAGCGCCTCGATTTCGGCTATGCCTCGGCCATCGCGCTGGTGCTGCTGGTTTTGCTCATCACCTATTCCCTGTTGATCGTCGCATTGCGGCAATGGCTCCTGAACAAGGATTGAGACCATGACGCCTCGAAACATCACAGCCACAGTCGCACATCGTCTGGCCATTCTCGGCTATGTCGTCTTCGCGCTCTTTCCGCTTTACTGGCTGCTGAAAGTCTCGGTGACGCCGAACAAGCTGCTCTATTCCGAAGGCATCCGGATGTGGCCGTCGCAAACGACGCTTGACCACTTTAGCTTCGTGCTGCGGCACAGCGACTTTCCGATCTTTTTCAAGAACAGCCTGATCGTTGCCGGCTCGACCGCGGTCATCGTCACGGTTCTTGCCTCGCTGGCCGGCTATGCCATGTCGCGTTTTTCCTTTCGAGGCAAATACTGGATCGTTACCCTGATGCTGCTGACGCAGATGTTCCCGCTGGTCATGCTGGTCGCGCCGATCTTCAAGATGCTGTCGCCGCTCGGCCTGACCAACAGTCTCACCGGGCTCGTCATCGTCTACACCGCCTTCAACGTGCCCTTTGCCACCTTCCTGATGCAGTCCTTCTTCGACGGCATTCCGAAGGATCTGGAGGAGGCGGCGATGATCGACGGGGCGACGCAGTTCGTGGCCTTCCGCCAGATCATCCTGCCGCTGACACTGCCGGGCCTTGCCGCAACGCTCGGCTTTGTCTTCACCGCCGCCTGGAGCGAGCTTTTGTTCTCCTTGATGCTGATCTCCGGCAATGCGGCGGCGACCTTCCCCGTGGGCCTACTCTCCTTCGTCTCCAAATTCTCGGTCGATTTCGGGCAGATGATGGCGGCGGGCGTCATGGCGCTCGTGCCGGCCTGCTTGTTCTTCCTGCTCATCCAACGCTACCTCGTGCAGGGCCTGACGGCCGGCGCGGTGAAAGGCTGATCCCATGGCATCGATACAGATCGACAATGTCGAAAAATCCTATGGAATCCACCCGGTCCTCCGGGGGGTGGACCTTGATATCCGGGATGGCGAATTCGTCGTGCTGGTCGGGCCGTCCGGCTGCGGAAAGTCGACGCTTCTGCGCATGATCGCCGGCCTCGAAGTGGTGACCGAAGGCGAGATCCGCATCGATGGCAAGCGGGTCAACGACCTGCCGCCCAAGGATCGCGACATCGCAATGGTGTTCCAGTCCTATGCGCTCTATCCGCATATGAGCGTGGCGAAGAACATGAGCTACAGCCTGCGCCTGCGCAAAACCGCCAAGGAGAAGATCGCCTCCGTGGTTGCGAATGCCGCGTCCAAGCTCGGGCTCGATCCGCTGATGGAGCGGCGTCCCAAGGCACTGTCCGGTGGACAGCGCCAGCGCGTCGCCATGGGCCGTGCGATCGTGCGACAGCCGAAGGCATTTCTCTTCGACGAGCCGCTTTCCAACCTTGATGCGCGCCTGCGCGAGCAGATGCGCGCCGAGATCAAGAAATTGCATCAGGATCTCGGCGCCACCTCGATCTACGTCACGCATGACCAGATCGAGGCCATGACGCTGGCGGATCGGATCGTCGCCATGCATGGCGGCGTCATCCAGCAGGTCGGCAGCCCGCTCGAGCTTTACGACCGGCCGGCGAACCTGTTCGTCGCGGG
This genomic interval carries:
- a CDS encoding ABC transporter substrate-binding protein, with product MKLKTFLTATLLAALMAGTASAETLKLVEVITSPERTETLKSIVAKFEAANPGTTVEIISLPWGEAFQKFATMVSAGEIPDVMEMPDTWLSLYANNGMLESLEPYLKTWDQTANLTDRALELGRDVKDTAYMLPYGFYLRAMFYNKKIFKEAGVETVPKTMDEFTAAAEKIKKLPGKYAYCLRGGPGGLNGWMMFGATAAGDNTYFNADGTSKFTEEGWIKGFTWLVDLYKNGYAPKDSVNWGFNEIVAGFYTGTCAMLDQDPDALIAISERMDAADYGVTTMPKGPGGKTFPTIGYAGWSMMSASANKDLAWKLIATLEGPEGNIEWNKRIGALPALTSAANDPFYKSEQFKGWFEELADKDAVPTVMPTYLEEFAFFKDSMAIKTSQEALLGDITPEEMAKQWAEYLTKAQQKFLASK
- a CDS encoding PLP-dependent transferase produces the protein MTDGFDPFDHASLTVAHDESNAYDAVVPPIVQTSLFTFTDYDDMVSTYKGEKVRPVYTRGLNPTVRMFEEMLARLEGAEDAIGFASGMSAISSTVLSFVEPGDRIVAVKHLYPDAFRLFGTFFKRMGIDVSYVDGRDEEEVARALPGAKLFYMESPTSWVMEAHDVASLAALAKSHGVLTTIDNSWASPLFQQPISLGVDLVIHSASKYLGGHSDVVAGVVAGSKDLIGRIRGEAYPYLGGKLSPFDAWLLIRGLRTLPLRMKAHERSALEITKRLHAHEAVETVCYPGLANQLPPGLKGTSGLFSFIFEQGVDVRAFADHLSLFKLGVSWGGHESLIVPGQVVLSQKAQPNSAEAFGISPRSVRLHVGLEGTEALWSDLEAAISVASKG
- a CDS encoding carbohydrate ABC transporter permease, coding for MASYAAGNHSKPFRKRMADASAPYLYTAPALILIVTVMLVPLVLGISYAFRDIQLLKPFSGGFIGLDHFRTLADDQNFYRALRNTLWWTGWSVLLQFVFGLILALLLDKPFMGRGLVQALVFLPWAVPSFLAGLNWAWLFNPVVGPLPHWLYALGLMSAPDNILADPQLSMWGPIVANIWWGIPFFAITLLAALQSIPRDLYEAASIDGAGPFQRFVSITLPFLAPTIAITVLLRTVWISNFADLIIVMTNGGPADRSQIVASYIFTQAFKRLDFGYASAIALVLLVLLITYSLLIVALRQWLLNKD
- a CDS encoding carbohydrate ABC transporter permease, with protein sequence MTPRNITATVAHRLAILGYVVFALFPLYWLLKVSVTPNKLLYSEGIRMWPSQTTLDHFSFVLRHSDFPIFFKNSLIVAGSTAVIVTVLASLAGYAMSRFSFRGKYWIVTLMLLTQMFPLVMLVAPIFKMLSPLGLTNSLTGLVIVYTAFNVPFATFLMQSFFDGIPKDLEEAAMIDGATQFVAFRQIILPLTLPGLAATLGFVFTAAWSELLFSLMLISGNAAATFPVGLLSFVSKFSVDFGQMMAAGVMALVPACLFFLLIQRYLVQGLTAGAVKG
- a CDS encoding ABC transporter ATP-binding protein, yielding MASIQIDNVEKSYGIHPVLRGVDLDIRDGEFVVLVGPSGCGKSTLLRMIAGLEVVTEGEIRIDGKRVNDLPPKDRDIAMVFQSYALYPHMSVAKNMSYSLRLRKTAKEKIASVVANAASKLGLDPLMERRPKALSGGQRQRVAMGRAIVRQPKAFLFDEPLSNLDARLREQMRAEIKKLHQDLGATSIYVTHDQIEAMTLADRIVAMHGGVIQQVGSPLELYDRPANLFVAGFIGSPGMNFFEGTYKADGDTARFLLDGGVTLPLPNAYPLENGGRATLGIRPEHVVLGAGGADTIPAIVDLVEPTGFGNIVHLKHGPVALKAFTLDRRFLGMQGNIAVQFPAHHLHLFDASGRKI